A single region of the Pseudomonas sp. VD-NE ins genome encodes:
- a CDS encoding YdaS family helix-turn-helix protein, producing MNAIYKGLVDYFGTQEATAEKLKVDQSTVSGWVRGKHGMSPVIAKRAEALTGGAFKKENLCPSFPWAEIAA from the coding sequence ATGAATGCAATTTACAAGGGACTCGTTGACTACTTCGGCACTCAGGAGGCCACCGCCGAAAAGCTCAAGGTTGATCAAAGCACCGTTTCCGGTTGGGTTCGAGGGAAGCACGGCATGTCTCCGGTTATTGCCAAGCGAGCGGAAGCATTGACCGGAGGCGCTTTCAAAAAAGAAAACCTATGCCCTTCGTTTCCTTGGGCCGAGATAGCCGCTTAA
- a CDS encoding minor capsid protein — protein sequence MAADQAILDATIRHAVFLEKLKAGEVGKFAPFLKEIDRSIRDRLTQSDLTEYNVKRLEALLKEVDSLLLGIFDRYSAQLNLDLIDIANYEAEFEATSLARSAPVGVSLDVVAPTAAAIRTAVLTNPLSVRGTGGGKLLKSFIKGWTSAERERVTGTIRQGFFEGQTNFQIIRNIRGTKSAGYKDGILATTNRNASTVVHTAIQHVSSQARMEVAKANTDIVSEVEMVATLDSKTSQQCRSMDKRRFPVDSGPRPPFHPNCRTTFTLLTKLSEMFAKGATRASVGADGGQQVSADLDYYHWLQQQPASFQDVAIGPVRAKLFREGGLTVERFAELQLDRNFAPLTLVQMRALEPLSFERAGLLI from the coding sequence ATGGCGGCAGACCAAGCAATCCTTGACGCTACGATTCGGCACGCTGTCTTCCTCGAAAAGCTTAAGGCTGGGGAGGTCGGCAAGTTTGCCCCCTTCTTGAAGGAGATCGACCGCTCGATCCGCGACCGGCTCACCCAGTCGGATCTGACCGAGTACAACGTGAAGCGGCTGGAGGCGCTGCTGAAAGAGGTCGACAGTCTGCTGCTGGGCATCTTCGACCGCTACAGCGCGCAATTGAACCTCGACCTGATCGACATCGCCAACTACGAGGCTGAGTTCGAGGCTACGAGCCTGGCCCGGTCAGCGCCGGTTGGAGTCTCGCTGGATGTAGTCGCGCCGACGGCAGCGGCTATCCGTACAGCTGTACTGACAAACCCACTCAGCGTTCGCGGCACCGGGGGCGGTAAATTGCTGAAGTCGTTCATCAAGGGTTGGACCAGTGCAGAGCGCGAGCGCGTCACCGGCACGATCCGGCAGGGCTTCTTCGAGGGGCAGACGAACTTCCAGATCATTCGCAACATCCGCGGCACGAAGTCGGCTGGCTACAAGGACGGCATTCTCGCTACCACCAACCGCAATGCCAGCACCGTCGTGCACACCGCGATACAGCATGTGTCGTCTCAGGCGCGCATGGAGGTGGCCAAGGCCAACACGGACATCGTGTCTGAAGTCGAGATGGTCGCCACGCTGGACAGCAAGACCAGCCAGCAGTGTCGGTCGATGGATAAGCGACGGTTTCCGGTCGATTCTGGGCCGCGGCCGCCGTTTCACCCGAACTGTCGCACCACATTCACTCTGCTGACAAAGCTCAGCGAGATGTTCGCGAAGGGCGCAACACGCGCCTCGGTGGGTGCTGATGGCGGACAGCAGGTCAGTGCTGACCTCGATTACTACCACTGGCTTCAGCAGCAGCCCGCATCGTTCCAGGACGTGGCAATCGGTCCCGTGCGGGCCAAGTTGTTCCGTGAGGGCGGGTTGACGGTGGAGCGCTTCGCCGAACTGCAGCTTGATCGCAACTTCGCCCCGTTGACTCTGGTGCAGATGCGCGCTCTAGAACCGTTATCATTTGAAAGGGCTGGTCTGCTAATCTGA
- a CDS encoding phage holin, lambda family produces MPNMPDKPDTWAIALAWLSQHSPILYAAALSCAMAVLRITYGGGTRRQMLVEGAICGGLTLTIISGLDFFGLPQSMATFAGGWVGFLGVEKIRNIADRVTDFKLPTRKAE; encoded by the coding sequence ATGCCAAACATGCCAGACAAACCAGACACATGGGCGATAGCGCTTGCGTGGTTGAGCCAGCATTCGCCAATCCTCTATGCGGCTGCGCTGTCCTGCGCCATGGCCGTGCTGCGGATCACTTACGGTGGCGGTACTCGTCGCCAGATGCTTGTGGAAGGCGCCATATGCGGCGGTCTGACCCTGACCATCATCAGCGGTCTGGACTTCTTCGGCCTGCCTCAGAGTATGGCCACCTTCGCCGGCGGCTGGGTTGGCTTCTTGGGTGTCGAGAAGATCCGCAACATCGCGGATCGGGTCACCGATTTTAAGCTGCCGACCCGCAAGGCTGAGTGA
- a CDS encoding DUF2280 domain-containing protein: MAALKDEVKRFIVQALACFDTPTQVVQAVKETFGVEVSRQQCEQYDPTKHAGRDLGVKWKAVFEDTRKRFREETAEIPIANRAFRLRAMNRFVERAESLKNIGLAMQILEQAAKEVGDVYVNRHRKDEPDDEPAIPTRIQVDVVDARKPNAEP; encoded by the coding sequence ATGGCAGCCCTGAAAGATGAGGTGAAGCGGTTCATTGTGCAGGCGTTGGCCTGCTTTGATACGCCGACTCAGGTAGTGCAGGCGGTCAAGGAAACATTCGGCGTCGAAGTGTCTCGCCAGCAGTGCGAACAGTACGACCCAACGAAGCATGCCGGCCGTGACCTTGGCGTGAAGTGGAAAGCGGTGTTTGAAGATACCCGCAAGCGCTTCCGCGAGGAGACCGCCGAAATCCCGATCGCGAACCGAGCGTTCCGGCTCCGCGCCATGAACCGGTTTGTCGAGCGGGCCGAGTCGCTGAAGAACATCGGCCTGGCGATGCAGATCCTCGAGCAAGCCGCGAAGGAAGTCGGCGACGTCTATGTCAATCGCCACCGGAAGGATGAGCCAGACGATGAGCCGGCAATCCCGACGCGCATCCAGGTCGACGTAGTGGATGCGAGGAAGCCGAATGCCGAGCCTTAA
- a CDS encoding RecT family recombinase → MSAQSVAPVAHDRNLHVLPHAATSTSALVLDGDSLDKMMRLAEVMATGRATLPKHFNGNPADCLAVVMQSMQWKMNPFAVAQKTHLVNGVLGYEAQLVNAVITTCAPVLDRLHYEWYGAWEKVIGKFTIKNGDKGEYRVPGWKLEDEQGLGVKVWATFRGEDEPRVLELLLAQARTRNSTLWADDPRQQLAYLATKRWSRLYCPDVILGVYSPDELEETASTIRDVSPARGTSTAELPPYPDEKLTENLPKWQIAVDAGRSAPDHLIATVSSKFTLSEEQTAKIKALSPIEGDQE, encoded by the coding sequence ATGTCCGCTCAAAGCGTGGCGCCGGTGGCGCACGACCGAAACCTTCACGTCCTTCCGCACGCAGCAACCAGCACCAGCGCTCTAGTGTTGGACGGCGACAGCTTGGACAAGATGATGCGCCTGGCCGAAGTCATGGCCACCGGCCGTGCCACTCTGCCGAAGCACTTCAACGGCAACCCGGCGGATTGTCTGGCAGTCGTCATGCAATCAATGCAATGGAAGATGAACCCTTTCGCAGTGGCGCAGAAAACGCACCTGGTGAACGGTGTATTGGGATACGAGGCACAACTGGTGAACGCCGTGATCACCACCTGCGCACCGGTGCTGGATCGCCTTCACTACGAGTGGTACGGCGCGTGGGAAAAGGTGATCGGCAAATTCACCATTAAGAATGGCGACAAAGGCGAGTACCGCGTCCCGGGCTGGAAGCTCGAGGATGAGCAAGGGTTAGGCGTGAAGGTCTGGGCGACCTTTCGCGGCGAAGACGAGCCGCGCGTGCTTGAGCTACTGCTGGCCCAGGCCCGCACCCGCAACAGCACGCTCTGGGCTGATGATCCTCGCCAGCAACTGGCTTACCTCGCTACCAAGCGCTGGTCGCGCCTCTATTGCCCTGACGTGATCCTTGGCGTGTACAGCCCGGATGAGTTGGAAGAAACCGCATCAACCATTCGCGACGTATCACCGGCGCGTGGCACATCAACAGCTGAGCTTCCTCCCTACCCCGACGAGAAGCTCACAGAGAACTTGCCCAAATGGCAAATCGCTGTCGACGCCGGCCGCTCCGCCCCTGATCACCTGATCGCAACCGTCAGCAGCAAATTCACCCTGAGCGAAGAGCAGACCGCCAAGATCAAAGCGCTCTCGCCAATTGAAGGAGACCAAGAATGA
- a CDS encoding helix-turn-helix domain-containing protein, translating into MSMGLMVAAMKLRVGNPLRKLVLIKLADNASDMGECWPSYQHIADQCEISKRSVMNHITALCESGLLRKEIRKGGPKGNSSNVYFLTLDGGAPPAPGVVQQIHQGGAAGSPPSESPALGGSAGAAPRTSHCSEPVNEPVIEPIALPASAEVVPAQSRNLILVVDRTDAPRVEIPADMPGPKDQSCKTFKVWANYAMAYRKRYSTWPVWNAKVGGQLGQLVDRLGADVAHHVAAHFLKTSDAAVLRKCHSLNELLANAESYHTQWVTGQRINGTTARQMERTEANVSAAEQAAQMVLAKRQAGERNEYL; encoded by the coding sequence ATGAGCATGGGTCTCATGGTCGCCGCGATGAAGCTTCGCGTCGGCAATCCACTTCGCAAGCTGGTTCTCATCAAGCTGGCAGACAATGCCAGTGATATGGGGGAGTGCTGGCCGTCCTATCAGCACATCGCCGATCAGTGCGAGATCAGCAAGCGTTCCGTTATGAACCACATCACCGCGTTGTGTGAGTCAGGGTTGCTGCGCAAGGAAATCAGGAAGGGTGGGCCGAAGGGCAATTCGTCGAATGTTTACTTCCTGACGCTTGATGGTGGTGCACCTCCTGCACCAGGGGTAGTGCAGCAGATTCACCAGGGTGGTGCAGCAGGTTCACCCCCTAGTGAATCTCCTGCACTAGGGGGTAGTGCAGGAGCTGCACCCAGAACCAGTCACTGTTCTGAACCAGTCAATGAACCGGTCATTGAACCAATTGCACTCCCGGCTTCCGCCGAGGTTGTGCCGGCTCAGTCCCGCAATCTGATTCTGGTGGTTGATCGCACCGATGCGCCACGGGTTGAGATTCCCGCCGACATGCCAGGCCCCAAAGACCAGTCCTGCAAAACCTTCAAGGTCTGGGCGAACTACGCAATGGCCTACCGCAAGCGCTACAGCACCTGGCCGGTTTGGAACGCCAAGGTCGGTGGCCAACTCGGTCAACTGGTCGACCGCCTCGGCGCCGACGTCGCTCACCACGTCGCTGCCCATTTCCTGAAAACCAGCGATGCAGCCGTCCTGCGCAAGTGCCACAGCCTCAACGAACTATTGGCCAACGCCGAGAGCTACCACACCCAGTGGGTGACCGGTCAGCGCATCAACGGGACAACTGCACGCCAGATGGAGCGTACCGAGGCGAACGTCTCCGCCGCCGAACAGGCCGCGCAAATGGTATTGGCCAAGCGCCAAGCGGGAGAGCGCAATGAGTACCTTTAA
- a CDS encoding DUF4055 domain-containing protein translates to MSNDVSFKRADYIEVLDRWSTVRDVCAGQHRVVDRLPYINAHDKSPENVDRNKAYRERAVFKNATGHTRNGLLGLAFHKDPTLVVAKKMEYLQDNANGSGVSIYQHSQGTLEKVLEAGRHGLYVDYHQDAGTGGHSVILSYCAEDIINWRTGMVNGHSVLTLVVLRESPEIEDGFGFKVVEQYRELALEDDGFVCRVWRRSGPKGGGPLAVVQDFKPNGAAGRLKEIPFTFVGAQNNDPSIDESPLYDIAMINLGHYRNSADYEDSVFWCGQAQPWISGLDEQWRDWMEKNGVYVGSRAPMMLPAGGQFGYAQPLPNTLVKEAMADKNQMMIELGARMVVASLSSKTATEARGDQSASTSVLAGCVANVSEAYTRAIMWCCTYMGVNDAKVAYQINQEFVELTADPQMITALVGLWQNGGFAKADLRAYLRKLGLIAPERTDQHIDGELAEQGDGLGLDDEDKVDGGRPSNP, encoded by the coding sequence ATGAGCAACGACGTTTCCTTCAAGCGGGCGGACTACATCGAAGTACTGGATCGCTGGTCGACCGTGCGCGATGTCTGCGCTGGCCAGCACCGGGTTGTCGACCGACTGCCTTACATCAATGCTCACGATAAGTCGCCGGAGAACGTTGATCGCAACAAGGCCTATCGAGAACGGGCGGTGTTCAAGAACGCCACTGGTCATACGCGAAACGGTTTGCTTGGTTTGGCGTTTCACAAAGACCCGACGTTGGTCGTTGCGAAGAAGATGGAGTACCTGCAAGACAATGCCAATGGGTCAGGCGTGAGCATTTACCAGCACTCGCAAGGTACGCTGGAAAAGGTGCTTGAGGCTGGTCGCCACGGTTTGTATGTCGACTATCACCAAGACGCCGGCACCGGTGGCCACTCCGTCATCCTGTCGTACTGCGCCGAAGACATCATCAACTGGCGCACGGGCATGGTGAACGGTCACAGCGTGCTGACCCTGGTGGTGTTGCGCGAGTCGCCGGAGATCGAAGATGGATTTGGTTTCAAGGTGGTCGAGCAATACCGAGAGCTTGCGCTTGAGGATGATGGTTTTGTTTGTCGTGTGTGGCGTCGGTCCGGGCCTAAAGGTGGCGGGCCATTGGCCGTTGTTCAGGACTTCAAGCCCAACGGCGCCGCCGGCCGCCTGAAGGAGATCCCGTTCACCTTCGTCGGCGCGCAGAACAACGATCCGAGCATAGATGAGTCGCCGCTGTACGACATCGCCATGATCAACTTGGGCCATTACCGGAACAGCGCCGACTACGAGGACAGCGTCTTCTGGTGTGGCCAGGCACAGCCATGGATTTCCGGTCTGGACGAACAGTGGCGCGACTGGATGGAGAAGAACGGCGTCTACGTTGGTTCCCGCGCCCCGATGATGTTGCCTGCCGGCGGACAGTTCGGCTATGCCCAGCCATTGCCGAACACGCTGGTGAAGGAGGCGATGGCCGACAAGAATCAGATGATGATTGAGCTTGGCGCCCGGATGGTCGTGGCCTCTCTATCTTCCAAGACGGCGACCGAAGCACGTGGTGATCAATCTGCATCGACGTCGGTGCTCGCCGGCTGCGTGGCCAACGTCAGCGAGGCTTACACCCGGGCGATCATGTGGTGCTGCACGTACATGGGCGTCAACGACGCGAAGGTCGCCTACCAGATCAATCAGGAGTTCGTGGAGCTGACGGCTGATCCACAAATGATCACCGCCTTGGTCGGCCTCTGGCAGAACGGTGGATTCGCCAAAGCGGATCTTCGGGCGTACCTGCGCAAATTGGGCCTGATCGCGCCTGAGCGCACAGACCAGCATATCGATGGCGAGCTGGCAGAGCAGGGCGACGGCTTGGGCCTGGACGATGAGGACAAAGTAGATGGCGGCAGACCAAGCAATCCTTGA
- a CDS encoding terminase large subunit domain-containing protein, protein MPSLNVPQSQFLLLPHKFRAFVAGFGSGKTWVGCSALSKHFMEWPGVNAGYFAPTYPQIRDIFYPTMEEVAYDWGLKTKINQANHEVHIYSGRQYRGTVICRSMEKPQTIVGFKIGHALVDELDVLTSIKAQQAWRKIIARMRYNLPGLKNGVDVTTTPEGFKFVFLQFVKQLRDKPALKEMYGLIQASTFDNELNLPDDYIASLMESYPEQLIRAYLNGQFVNLTSGSIYHAYDRKLNQCFDTVQAGEPLFIGMDFNVGKMAAITHVKRDQGLPRAVDELMDGYDTPDMIRRIKERYWEHTGNDYKKTCEIRIYPDASGDSRKSVNASLTDIAMLKQAGFTVIAPAANPPVKDRINAMNAMFCNAQGERRYLVNPFTCPTYADGLEQQIWAPNGEPDKSQGNDHANDGGGYFIHREYPIIKPVTAIKMGYAR, encoded by the coding sequence ATGCCGAGCCTTAACGTTCCGCAGTCGCAGTTCCTCCTTTTGCCCCACAAGTTTCGCGCCTTCGTTGCTGGATTCGGCTCCGGGAAGACCTGGGTCGGATGCTCAGCACTGAGCAAGCATTTCATGGAGTGGCCCGGCGTCAACGCTGGTTACTTCGCACCGACATACCCGCAGATCCGCGACATCTTCTATCCAACAATGGAGGAGGTAGCCTACGACTGGGGGCTGAAGACCAAGATCAACCAGGCGAACCATGAGGTTCACATTTACAGCGGCCGGCAGTATCGCGGCACTGTGATTTGCCGGTCGATGGAGAAGCCGCAGACCATCGTCGGCTTCAAGATCGGTCACGCTCTAGTGGATGAGTTGGACGTGTTGACGTCGATCAAGGCGCAGCAGGCCTGGCGCAAGATCATTGCCCGGATGCGTTATAACCTGCCCGGGTTGAAAAACGGCGTAGATGTGACAACGACGCCTGAAGGCTTCAAGTTCGTCTTCCTCCAGTTCGTAAAGCAGCTACGCGACAAGCCGGCGCTAAAGGAAATGTATGGCCTGATCCAGGCCAGCACCTTCGACAACGAGCTGAACCTGCCTGACGACTACATCGCATCGCTGATGGAGTCGTACCCCGAGCAGCTGATCCGCGCGTACCTGAACGGACAGTTCGTCAACCTGACGTCCGGATCGATCTACCACGCTTACGACCGCAAGCTGAACCAGTGCTTCGACACTGTGCAGGCTGGCGAGCCGCTGTTCATCGGCATGGACTTCAACGTCGGCAAAATGGCCGCGATCACCCACGTCAAACGTGACCAAGGCCTACCGCGAGCCGTGGACGAGTTGATGGATGGCTACGACACGCCGGACATGATTCGTCGCATCAAAGAGCGGTACTGGGAGCACACCGGCAACGACTACAAGAAGACCTGCGAGATCCGGATCTACCCGGACGCCTCTGGCGACTCGCGCAAGTCAGTCAATGCCAGCCTCACCGATATCGCCATGCTCAAGCAGGCGGGCTTCACGGTCATCGCGCCGGCGGCCAACCCGCCGGTGAAGGATCGGATCAACGCCATGAACGCCATGTTCTGCAACGCGCAGGGCGAGCGGCGTTACCTGGTGAACCCGTTCACATGCCCGACCTACGCCGATGGCCTGGAACAGCAGATCTGGGCGCCCAATGGCGAGCCAGACAAGAGCCAAGGCAACGACCACGCCAACGACGGCGGCGGTTACTTCATTCACCGCGAGTACCCGATTATCAAACCGGTCACCGCTATCAAAATGGGATACGCCCGATGA
- a CDS encoding helix-turn-helix transcriptional regulator, which translates to MEFKDRLKAARSHAKLNQTELAERAGLTQTSISDLERGKSKATAFAAQIASVCGVSPMWLAEGVGEMIKGVPEEQLQRIQPSVKLGNIETWDDETPLDDDEVYVPFLHEVELAAGSGTFAIEESANSRLRFFKKDLRHNGVQFSNAKCVRVGGNSMVPVLRDGATVGVNVGKNSLSDIVDGEMYAINHNGQLRVKQVYRIPTGLRLRSFNREEHPDEDYTFQQIQEQQISLLGHVFWWAMYSR; encoded by the coding sequence ATGGAATTCAAAGACCGACTTAAAGCAGCCCGCAGCCACGCCAAGCTTAATCAGACAGAGCTTGCGGAGCGTGCTGGCCTCACCCAGACCTCAATCTCCGATTTGGAGAGGGGTAAATCGAAGGCTACAGCCTTCGCGGCTCAGATCGCCTCAGTTTGTGGCGTATCCCCTATGTGGCTGGCGGAGGGCGTCGGCGAAATGATCAAGGGCGTCCCCGAAGAGCAACTTCAGCGGATCCAGCCCAGCGTAAAACTCGGCAACATCGAGACTTGGGACGACGAAACGCCGCTCGATGACGATGAGGTCTACGTTCCCTTTCTTCATGAAGTAGAACTAGCAGCAGGATCTGGCACCTTCGCAATTGAGGAAAGCGCTAATTCCCGTCTGCGCTTCTTTAAGAAAGACCTTCGCCATAACGGCGTTCAGTTTAGCAACGCTAAGTGCGTGAGGGTTGGTGGAAATAGCATGGTGCCGGTGCTGCGTGACGGCGCCACTGTTGGCGTGAACGTTGGAAAAAACTCGCTAAGCGATATTGTCGACGGCGAGATGTACGCCATCAACCACAACGGTCAGCTTCGTGTAAAACAGGTTTACCGCATCCCGACCGGGCTTCGCCTGCGCAGCTTCAACCGTGAAGAGCATCCGGACGAGGACTACACATTCCAGCAAATTCAAGAGCAGCAAATTTCGCTTTTAGGGCATGTGTTTTGGTGGGCAATGTATTCAAGATAA
- a CDS encoding recombination protein NinG, protein MTIERKPPRAKKCRVPTCRASFVPARLGQAVCSPACALKDAPRNEQRAKKAIAQRDRREIKVRKEKLKTRADHLREAQAAVNEYVRLRDAHLPCISCDSMPNDSDLITGSRWDAGHYRSVGACPELRFEPLNIHRQCVKCNRNLSGNAVEYRIRLVLRIGAETVAWLEGPHQPRKYTVDEIKTIKAEYRAKTRELKKGQAA, encoded by the coding sequence ATGACGATCGAACGAAAACCGCCCCGTGCCAAAAAATGCCGCGTCCCAACATGCAGGGCCTCATTCGTTCCCGCGCGCTTGGGGCAGGCAGTGTGCAGCCCAGCCTGCGCGCTGAAGGATGCGCCACGGAATGAACAGAGGGCGAAGAAGGCTATCGCTCAGCGCGACCGCCGTGAAATCAAAGTTCGCAAGGAAAAGCTGAAGACCAGGGCTGACCACCTGCGCGAAGCCCAGGCCGCGGTGAACGAGTACGTCCGCCTCCGCGATGCGCACTTGCCGTGCATCAGCTGCGACTCAATGCCGAACGACAGTGACTTGATCACTGGCAGCCGCTGGGACGCAGGGCATTATCGATCCGTGGGTGCCTGCCCGGAACTGCGTTTCGAGCCGCTGAACATCCATCGTCAGTGCGTGAAGTGCAACCGCAACCTGTCCGGCAACGCAGTCGAGTACCGCATCCGGCTGGTGCTGCGCATCGGCGCCGAAACCGTGGCCTGGCTGGAGGGGCCTCATCAGCCCCGCAAGTACACCGTCGACGAAATCAAAACCATCAAGGCCGAATACCGGGCCAAGACCCGAGAACTGAAAAAGGGGCAGGCAGCATGA
- a CDS encoding PIN-like domain-containing protein, whose protein sequence is MNDSASQLLTNLVKVHREIEEKDFEKIWKEGIFVFDSNVLLDLYRLPESASKDLLKVLKNKDFTDRIWIGFQVMVEFLNNRHEAISDQKNKFEEVRKHLAHSMSQYHETFSTLTNSLKGLKLKQRHSLIDPDKYINEQKINSGVEFIEEFIEHLNSLEKKQSDVNDKDTIKSIVLSLFEGKIGQGFTKSELEKHYEAGEKRYVNSIPPGYKDKAKTGSYLVDEREFIRKFGDLILWHEITRKAKAESLKYIVLVTGDVKEDWWYEKRGKKLGPRKELLNEIYHAAPELEFFHMYDTSNFLLRARDAFSINVQESSIKEAKNLIENSRTDSSSNDVGAISLQQLLLKISGHFSNANLKMTAAFQRVPPLTCNENLLYDAFFEFFSICLTYGKGSSIIAGAGTQNGQLTVRIQNKLPDEPAYDLLRSGENDEMFSSNLSRIRLSLTKEGITSTVKYAAQKFLVDVTFSSEKLLKQITTLAEDV, encoded by the coding sequence ATGAATGATAGCGCAAGCCAACTATTGACAAATCTAGTTAAAGTACATAGGGAAATTGAAGAAAAAGACTTTGAAAAAATCTGGAAGGAGGGAATTTTTGTTTTCGACTCCAACGTTCTCCTGGATTTATATCGCCTTCCCGAGTCTGCAAGCAAAGACCTCCTGAAAGTTCTCAAAAATAAAGACTTCACTGATCGCATCTGGATAGGCTTTCAGGTAATGGTGGAATTCCTGAACAATCGCCATGAAGCAATTAGTGATCAGAAAAATAAATTTGAAGAGGTCAGGAAACATCTTGCGCACTCTATGTCTCAGTATCATGAAACATTCAGCACGCTAACCAACTCCCTTAAGGGCTTAAAACTAAAGCAGCGCCACTCGCTTATCGACCCTGACAAATACATCAACGAACAGAAAATAAATTCCGGCGTAGAATTCATTGAAGAATTTATTGAGCATTTAAACTCCCTTGAAAAAAAACAGTCCGATGTCAATGACAAAGATACGATAAAAAGTATCGTACTCAGTCTTTTCGAGGGCAAGATAGGCCAAGGCTTCACCAAATCCGAACTTGAAAAGCATTACGAAGCAGGCGAAAAGCGGTATGTAAACAGTATCCCTCCAGGGTATAAAGACAAAGCAAAAACTGGATCTTACCTCGTAGACGAACGGGAATTCATTCGCAAGTTTGGCGATCTCATTCTATGGCATGAAATAACACGAAAAGCAAAAGCAGAAAGCTTAAAGTATATAGTACTAGTAACTGGCGACGTTAAAGAAGACTGGTGGTATGAAAAACGAGGTAAGAAATTAGGACCCCGGAAGGAGCTACTGAATGAGATCTATCACGCGGCTCCAGAGTTAGAATTCTTTCACATGTATGACACCTCGAACTTTCTATTACGAGCCAGAGATGCATTCAGCATTAATGTCCAAGAGTCGTCAATCAAGGAAGCAAAAAACCTCATTGAAAATAGCCGCACAGACAGTTCAAGCAACGATGTAGGCGCAATCTCACTGCAGCAGTTATTGTTAAAAATAAGCGGACACTTCTCCAACGCAAACTTAAAAATGACCGCAGCCTTCCAGCGCGTACCACCGTTAACTTGTAATGAAAATTTGCTTTATGATGCTTTTTTTGAGTTTTTCTCCATCTGTTTAACATACGGAAAAGGCAGCAGCATTATTGCAGGTGCTGGTACTCAAAATGGACAGCTAACGGTGCGTATCCAAAATAAATTACCTGATGAGCCTGCGTATGATTTGCTTCGTTCTGGCGAAAATGACGAGATGTTTAGTTCCAACTTATCAAGGATTCGACTAAGCCTTACAAAAGAAGGAATAACAAGTACAGTTAAGTATGCCGCCCAGAAATTCTTGGTGGATGTCACTTTTTCCAGCGAAAAACTTCTCAAGCAAATCACCACGCTTGCTGAGGACGTATAA
- a CDS encoding putative metallopeptidase, with the protein MERPFPPSSVLELSELSAFGIRLIPAPEVWKWLQTEILADTGSIHNEEHAHLIDADIRVMWASAAFTKKGRTVVGQAEQVAFRAGGWQKARMEQQMLDWFGEVPAYIITLAADYCAQCSDADFCALVEHELYHIAQATDQYGAPKFTQEGLPKLEMRGHDVEEFVGVVRRYGASPQVQELVDAANNPAEVGKLNISRACGTCLLKLA; encoded by the coding sequence GTGGAAAGGCCATTCCCTCCATCATCGGTGCTTGAGCTTTCAGAGCTATCGGCCTTCGGTATCCGCCTGATACCTGCTCCGGAAGTGTGGAAATGGCTCCAAACCGAGATCCTCGCCGATACCGGAAGCATCCACAACGAAGAACACGCCCATCTGATCGACGCGGATATTCGTGTGATGTGGGCGTCTGCCGCCTTCACGAAGAAGGGTCGCACGGTTGTAGGTCAGGCCGAGCAAGTTGCGTTCCGCGCCGGTGGCTGGCAGAAGGCTCGGATGGAACAGCAGATGCTGGATTGGTTCGGCGAAGTGCCGGCCTACATCATCACCTTGGCCGCGGACTACTGCGCTCAATGCAGTGACGCTGACTTCTGCGCACTGGTCGAACACGAGCTGTACCACATCGCTCAGGCGACAGATCAGTACGGCGCACCCAAGTTCACCCAGGAAGGATTGCCCAAGCTTGAGATGCGAGGACACGACGTTGAAGAGTTCGTCGGTGTGGTGCGTCGGTATGGGGCGAGCCCTCAAGTTCAAGAACTGGTGGACGCAGCAAACAATCCTGCTGAGGTGGGGAAATTGAACATATCGAGGGCCTGCGGAACCTGTCTGCTCAAGTTGGCCTGA